From a single Bemisia tabaci chromosome 10, PGI_BMITA_v3 genomic region:
- the LOC109033387 gene encoding uncharacterized protein has protein sequence MSESDPLPILLFIVSAEEIKDTEDSYCACSESSTQSKQHYALVAVGARSVILQELRKLNIIVLEVSSLSDSFNDKILQGTDVEVLKILLAAQPRTGNWKIYTVEETKSTVSRIFTGDNNTLSIIDEAQLRSHSFLWTKHYVATMVFDVAVSANNCTLLRKLLALGIDINAVRYGPNGGTLLHAAARFGNHDAMELLLLQHSDFDPKDLVSVIVEASALGHKKVVEVLCQFGARGDMKNESGNTALHEAAKLIDCELLEILIRNSDDINVLANGQTPLVIAIVAYLVRGILCLRNALYRSGIGMSLWEPSAEVIKLFHVPVFNFHMFDPRYYVEPSTEVIKLLLEHGADPDKGAPIVSLVKLGQAEIVTLICKFGVRVNIKDESGCTASHAADRDKETPIIASSVKSGQAETVTLLCKFGARVDIEDESGCTALHAAVFWGNTELLPILMSRVNYLKDVATLSKERTSLANAVNDEHPGSIPEFVKLILKNGPDPKSGAPIISAVKMRNLEAVKRLCAFGARGDVKDESGITALHAAARLGDLDILKILISNSDDLNVLVKRTIEGSPRYQTPLSEAIENNYAGEVLNSIVKLLLDHGADPNIGGPVVRAMFSQKEEVVRLLLAFGARGDIKDYTGMTALHLAVLEGSFELLRILINNSDDLNVVDEVDGRTPLWVAVECGGCGEASTKVVKLLLEKGVDVDLGNPLCIAITRMETEVVKLLCIFGARVDLPEDFSMETFLDDHELCSTIMCHNFNFFTNFLQWLISKGDLVWYTRNTGLSQILEYNFRDVMPAVCSSYKGGIIKGHGITTDYLLRFLTKIYVFDLKTSQSVPEILQNVLRSFFGGSISPAVEGDVYGRTYSEKYDLQPLIEMCLAEVRALKDVHVGASTWTLHDVLTKNVEQLARLARADDFQKPLDLELEFPQYGRIVEYQRQRGCQKRQLLDQALTVSGRIFGDLPIEVTEKILEKLSILDLPAFEIACSSL, from the coding sequence ATGTCCGAATCCGATCCCTTACCAATTTTGCTCTTCATTGTGAGCGCTGAGGAGATCAAGGACACCGAAGACTCTTATTGCGCCTGTTCTGAAAGCAGTACTCAGTCCAAGCAACATTACGCTTTGGTGGCTGTTGGCGCTCGGTCAGTCATCTTGCAAGAATTGAGGAAGCTCAATATCATAGTCCTTGAGGTATCCAGCTTATCGGATTCGTTCAATGATAAAATCCTCCAGGGCACGGATGTCGAAGTTCTCAAAATCCTCCTAGCAGCTCAGCCGCGAACTGGCAATTGGAAAATATATACAGTTGAAGAAACCAAGTCTACTGTGTCCCGAATCTTTACCGGAGATAACAACACGCTCTCAATAATCGACGAAGCACAGCTCAGGAGCCATAGTTTTCTATGGACGAAACACTATGTAGCGACAATGGTTTTTGACGTCGCCGTTTCAGCCAACAATTGCACGCTTCTGCGAAAGCTTTTGGCGTTAGGCATCGACATTAACGCAGTAAGATACGGTCCTAACGGAGGAACACTACTACACGCAGCCGCAAGATTTGGGAACCACGATGCCATGGAGTTGCTTTTGTTACAACATAGCGACTTTGACCCAAAGGATTTGGTATCGGTCATTGTTGAGGCTAGTGCATTGGGTCATAAGAAAGTAGTTGAGGTCCTTTGTCAGTTTGGAGCTCGAGGAGATATGAAAAACGAGTCTGGTAACACGGCATTGCACGAAGCAGCAAAATTGATAGATTGCGAgctccttgaaattctcattcgTAACAGTGATGACATAAACGTTCTGGCTAATGGCCAGACGCCTTTAGTTATTGCAATTGTAGCATATCTTGTACGTGGCATACTGTGTCTGAGGAATGCCTTGTACCGGTCTGGAATAGGAATGTCTCTTTGGGAACCTTCAGCCGAGGTCATAAAGCTGTTTCATGTACCCGTATTCAACTTCCACATGTTTGACCCAAGATATTATGTGGAACCGTCAACTGAAGTCATTAAACTGTTGTTGGAACATGGAGCCGACCCGGACAAGGGGGCTCCAATTGTCTCTTTAGTGAAGTTGGGACAAGCAGAAATTGTGACGCTTATTTGTAAATTTGGAGTTCGAGTAAACATTAAGGATGAGTCTGGTTGCACGGCTTCACACGCAGCCGACCGGGACAAGGAGACTCCAATAATTGCCTCTTCAGTGAAGTCGGGACAAGCAGAAACTGTGACGCTTCTATGTAAATTTGGAGCTCGAGTAGACATTGAGGATGAGTCTGGTTGCACGGCTTTACACGCAGCCGTATTCTGGGGGAATACTGAGCTGCTTCCGATCTTAATGAGCCGTGTAAATTATTTGAAGGATGTCGCAACTTTATCCAAAGAAAGGACGTCTCTGGCAAACGCAGTGAATGATGAGCACCCGGGATCGATACCTGAATTCGTCAAGCTGATTTTGAAAAACGGGCCTGACCCGAAGAGTGGGGCTCCAATCATCTCGGCGGTGAAGATGCGAAATTTGGAAGCCGTGAAGCGTCTTTGTGCTTTCGGAGCACGAGGAGATGTGAAAGATGAGTCTGGTATCACGGCTCTACATGCAGCCGCTAGGCTCGGAGACCTTGATATTCTTAAGATTCTAATCAGTAACAGCGATGACCTAAACGTTTTGGTAAAGAGAACAATCGAAGGCTCTCCAAGGTATCAGACACCATTATCAGAAGCAATCGAAAATAATTATGCAGGGGAGGTGTTGAATAGTATCGTAAAACTGCTGCTAGATCATGGAGCCGATCCAAACATAGGGGGCCCGGTCGTCCGCGCAATGTTCAGTCAAAAGGAAGAAGTTGTAAGGCTTCTCTTAGCTTTTGGAGCTCGAGGAGATATAAAAGACTACACTGGTATGACTGCTTTACACTTAGCAGTACTGGAAGGATCCTTTGAACTGCTTAGGATCTTAATTAATAACAGTGATGACTTGAATGTAGTTGATGAAGTGGACGGCAGGACGCCATTATGGGTTGCAGTTGAGTGCGGGGGTTGCGGAGAAGCTTCAACCAAAGTCGTTAAGCTGCTATTAGAAAAAGGAGTCGACGTGGACCTTGGGAATCCACTCTGCATAGCAATTACCCGGATGGAGACAGAAGTTGTGAAACTTCTTTGTATCTTTGGAGCCCGAGTGGATTTACCCGAAGATTTCTCAATGGAAACGTTTCTCGATGATCATGAATTGTGTAGTACCATTATGTGtcataactttaattttttcacgaattttttacAATGGCTCATTTCTAAAGGGGATCTCGTTTGGTATACTAGAAATACAGGTTTGAGCCAGATCTTAGAATATAACTTTAGAGATGTTATGCCTGCCGTTTGCTCGTCTTACAAAGGAGGTATAATCAAAGGCCATGGAATAACGACGGACTATTTACTCcgttttttaactaaaatataTGTATTCGATTTGAAAACCAGTCAATCCGTTccagaaattttacaaaatgttctGCGCTCGTTTTTCGGAGGGTCGATCTCCCCCGCTGTCGAGGGAGATGTTTATGGACGTACTTATTCTGAAAAATATGACCTCCAACCATTAATAGAAATGTGCCTCGCGGAAGTACGCGCATTGAAAGATGTACACGTGGGTGCTAGTACGTGGACGCTTCATGATGTTTTGACTAAGAATGTCGAGCAACTGGCAAGACTTGCCAGGGCCGATGACTTTCAGAAACCACTCGACCTCGAACTGGAATTTCCGCAGTACGGTAGGATTGTTGAGTATCAGCGGCAGAGAGGCTGCCAGAAAAGGCAGCTCCTTGACCAAGCCTTAACGGTTTCTGGCCGTATTTTTGGAGATTTACCAATCGAAGTCACCgaaaaaatcttggaaaaattaagtatcttGGATTTGCCTGCGTTCGAGATAGCCTGTTCTTCTCTGTGA